The DNA segment tcttccttcttcttcttttcgagtacaccaccagtaccgctttggatggcttgGGTAGTTACTTTCAATGCCGAATAACTCAAGATTTTGTTAGacttcaatccttcttcaatcatggctcccatttttaccacttcattgaatgattttccaacggatgtcaccagatgaccaaaataggtcgGCTCCAACGTCTGCAGGAAAtagtctaccatctcactctccctcatcggaggatcaactcttgctgcctgttccctccagcggaaaccaaattcTCTAAAACTCTCCGCGGGTTTCTTCTCcaacttcaacaatgacagacgatcggggaatatctcaaggttatactgaaaatggccaatgaacgcttgtgccaaatcattccatgtataccatcgaccggggtcctgtctcgtgtaccatttCAATGCGGACCCGCTCAGactttgaccgaaataggctatcaataattcatccttccccccagctcctctcattttactgcagaaaCCTCGGAGGTGGGCCACCGGGTCGCCATGTccctcgtacaaatcaaacttgggcattttgaaaccTGCAGGCAActggacatccgggaaagggcacaaatctttgtacgcaacactgacttggttgcctaaaccatgcatgttcctgaaggattgctccaggcttttgactttacgaatcacttcctcctgttccgcattcttaaccggtttctcaacttctcccgggatctTAAAATGGAGtgtataggtatatggctcaggcgctttaaAAGAGGGTTCGGGaaggtaatattgggtgtcgtgagcttggaatagcatctcactggacgatctatgtaatgTGGCTGGGGGAGCTtccacaaagactggaaccatgggtgggggagggttctATTTGGATGGTAATGCtcgaccgcatgcatcatcccggcatTTTCTTAGTTCCATCTGTAagctttctctttgttttcttttctcttttcttttctttccgcATTCTATCCCTTTCCTGTTTTTCCActcctttcttttcttattcttccttcctctcttgttttctttatttgtttcttcatttggttgcggtcgaatcctatggagattgcctacgtatcgttaCCCCTAACGAATCAGACCAaacgtagttcgtgaaaataagtgttaaaataaaggaacaatttttgggaatttttcaagtttttcattaccacaacattctattacaaactaaacattttgaaaTGGAAAATAACAGGCTTCAACTGAACTCGAATACAGACTCTGAACATACTAGCATGTTTGGatgcaaaaagaaaacagactgacaaacaacaaactctaAAATGGAAATTACAGactcgatctatgaatacattTGTGGTTCAAaagtgggtgcccgcggggcatcgttcggcctcgtcgCGGGTTTAGGTGCCAAATCTctttcaagttgctctagctcatacatggttcacttgacatagatcatcactgccgagaagaaagtagtgcgggtcatgtcttcacatgcctGGCATCTTCTAAGAATGTCGTGGGCAATGGTCTCAATTCTGTCTCTTGTTCgacccttttctataagcaatcacTTTATTTGATTATTTCGAGCCTCCAACACATGAGAATCCTGATGGTGCTGATCCTGCAGTTGTTGTATCTCTACCTCCATTCGGGCCAGTAAATCATAGCAATGTCCACTTTcggtctcaaaagctttagcttgCTTAGCTGCTTTATCTTCAAAAGTGACCACCTTTCTTTTCAAactagcaatggtcttttcataatccttcttCAATTGTTGCAAGTAATGGGTGCGTTCTTCTGTTCTTTTtgcccactgtgccttgagcccTGCTATAGTACCCTTGGATTTTTCTAACTCATCCCGGCACTCTCTGATTTCATTTCTCAACCCCTTTATCAAACgctcatccgaccggctcctCGGTTGTTTATCAGCGGCTGTTCTCATTTGTTGGATTTGGTCCCtaagcgcctcattttcttgggccaacctgttcttttctccctgatcggcGGTGGCTTGCACATTGTTTTCAAATTGCAGGTTCTCAATCTTTTGTTTTAgtttgcctatttctgccctgtaactttcttcttttgctaaccaacaccattgttcttgtgaatcatccgtgaattgttggacatgggctcTTTTGGTAGGCCTCTGATagatctggaaccttttcccaagCCATGCACTATACTTTGGAtccacctcacctttagctaaaTTTTGTACCATAGTTTTGGGCTCTAGGAATCTGCATTCATTCCACAACTTGCGAATTTTATCTTCCGGGAACGTGGCTCTCGGACTTAACTCGATGACATGcttgctcaaatcttcatctttaggGACAACTTGGAACCTTCCCAATTGGCACAGTACCCGATggggagcatatggttggatgctcaGGATACCCATTAACAAAATAGAACATTCTCCCGCTGCCATGTGTACCACCTCGGTAACAGGTAACCACccgaatgcccactcaatttGATCTGCCGTCAGTGACCTCAGGCGTACAAACCAATCTTCAGTACCCTCGGGGGATGTGACACCTGTTACCCGCTTCTCAAATTCTTCAATGCAGCTTAAACCAGTCAGCGCATAGGTCATGTACCCCActcggtggcagagatgttcttgcatccacagctgaagtaataaattgcaacctTGAAAGAAACTTCCTCTCTCCTTGCTCACAGTCAATGCTCAGTACATTTCTGATAAGATCAGGGGAGCTACAGTGCTATCAGCCCTCTtgattgcgacatcaaccattcccacaagacctatctctattttcttatcttctcGTGGACAAACCATGATTCCCAAGAATGCCGTTATGAATGCCAAGGTGCATTTTGCTTCCCATTTACTTCTGTTTCCAGCATGAGTCAGTCCCAAATTTGGCTCTTCGAAACCCCGTGGGGTACCATAACGTTGATATAGGAACTAAAGAGCACATCATCATCCTAACAATTCATCATTGTGCACGGTCCGACTGATATTCAACAAATCCAGAAATCGGTTCGGAGATACCGCCTCAGTGACAACGAATATTGACCCCTCAGATTTCCGTTCAGCCCTACATAACCCGCGATTTCCTCCAGCGTGGGTGTAAGCTCAAAATATGCAAAGCGAAATACATtacgggtcgggtcccaaaatggtattaaagCCTCGATGACATCCGACCTTGCCCTGACATTTAGTAGACCGATGAGACCTCCCAAAATTCTGACCACTATTTCTTTGCTGTTTTTTTCCAAatcgttccaccacatgtggagctggagGGGGACCTCACTAAAGATGGTGAAAGGTTTGTTTTCaactgtgctcatcctgcacatttattaaggtgattaaaagGAGTAGaatttatttgattcaaaacAAAGCTACTATTTTTGCTTTCccaaatttaaaatgaaagacCCGATTcgtcaaacacggcctttcagcgcttcggaaatgaagattttaaggctgtgtggattAAACGGTCGAAATCCTAAAAATGACCAAAGGGGCCATTTATgcaaacagccttccggcgtccctttcaggaatattcggctatttttgacgaaaacggcatcacccgacttatttatgacaaaaattaacttttgacatttttggctatttttggaaaggggaggttggacccgatgagggttgcctacgtatctcacgccctgtgagaatctaacctgcgtagttcgggcaaagaaactaactatattttgaaaacaagacctcttttttccattttccatgacaagacaaactattttatttttccctttctattttttttgaaaacaagataaaataacgactctttttttatttttattttcaacaaacaataaacaacctatttttcccagGCTAAAATAAAggctcttttcttttttttcttttaacaaacaattttccaaaaataaaagactctttttctatttttcttttgtttttagtaaaacagactattaaaaataaagcatttttcttttccattttctcaaaatttcggcagagtttcgacggTGTTTGAGCATTGGGTTTATctaaaaataatcaattaactccctaactgttatttctctcttttcctttttttttcaattttccgacATTCCCGAGAttcggaaaccggtcaacatgcaggtttggaacaaataaatgcacaacacaaatatgatgcatcaagatggtctttttcatttcaggctGCTATTCCtaggactcaacccctgtgttgagtcccctaagtcaaatgcaacatgatgcagataagcgttcctactagggatccagcatgaggttgagttattctaggttcagaacctgggtgtttgttctagacctggcttacccgagcggacagctcgagccgagagggaggcagcgtaccgggaatacagaagcttcgccggctttgcaacttatccaaacctcgttctaaactgggaattagacactatacagcataccgggaatacattgcacccttcttcatgatttagaagactcagagaggagatgggtttcggcacagtttatatacagttcacataatatcaaagcggtaagaacAGTCCATTTACAGATATTaggcacagatcatgtaacaaaataagATAAAGCCGaacacaacaattattctaagctcgaattctgaaccctgaaccagagattctgggttcggtccccagcagagtcgctagagctgtcacacctcctttttctgcctaCACCCCGAGGGCGTAAAGGTGTTtctccatttaaaggacaatcgaaacgggatctagttattaattattcagagttgcCACCTGGAAGATtaaaggtgtcccaagtcaccggttgaatcccgaaccgaggaaaaatatgactgttaacagtccgcgaacccaaaattcgagtaaggaattctgttaacccgggagaaggtgttaggcattcctgggttctgtggttctagaaTGGTCGCTCGACTGTTACATTTGACTTATttactgattttattacatgaagAACCTATGTACCAAATTTTACTTTTAACCGCTTATTATttacatttttttaaaagaaagttgaacgtcgtttaaaatgtGTCTTTGgatcacgtcacatgaaatgcacccacaatcctaGAAACactttattcaatgttttgggctttgatttgggtcacatgaaatgcacacccgagtttaggaaagtgaTTTTATTAAATTCGCGCCTAAAGTGGCtatgcgttattatcttttgggagggccgtgaaattcgctaaatgacccTTCCTGattttctaaatatttttatacTTTTATTGGGGGCCCCGgaaatttgcattttttattgggcgaggctcgtccCATTTTATTTTAAAGATAAACCTAGAAGCAActatattttctaacttttttttgtctctaaaagaaaagaaaatatcctAATTGATTATTATTAAAACTTGGGCTTCGAGTTCAAGTCCGGGCCCAAACAAAAGAGAAGGACCTTTTAGCTTGTACTCGCTACTTAACTCAAAACCC comes from the Nicotiana sylvestris chromosome 4, ASM39365v2, whole genome shotgun sequence genome and includes:
- the LOC138889233 gene encoding uncharacterized protein; amino-acid sequence: MHGLGNQVSVAYKDLCPFPDVQLPAGFKMPKFDLYEGHGDPVAHLRGFCSKMRGAGGKDELLIAYFGQSLSGSALKWYTRQDPGRWYTWNDLAQAFIGHFQYNLEIFPDRLSLLKLEKKPAESFREFGFRWREQAARVDPPMRESEMVDYFLQTLEPTYFGHLVTSVGKSFNEVVKMGAMIEEGLKSNKILSYSALKVTTQAIQSGTGGVLEKKKKEEVVTVEASTWSFVRPGVKKQSLAKVLGPMIGAEGNLDKVFERVFAEVNMVEAGEGSRKADIQYIGPCANANNWEATPLPIRRES